One part of the Aurantibacillus circumpalustris genome encodes these proteins:
- a CDS encoding IS630 family transposase — MNKLYLFLRQLTIALNEILPLEAGHTINVLNLCMHSSTINTDQRIRIVLRGLRHGNLDALCAKYNISRRTYHNWQLAFIEGAKIHLGNDYLNSNVTFLRWYRTKVLSEQLTVTQKLQAENLLLKRCLDLCLKWPKKKSYSSEEKILFIERIERSPLPKRVSAKILGITSNTYLTWKKKQLNGTLVDYVHPNFKSDNDFYKDRVFKLLHEPPSRYNINRTTWRLNDIHTTLLNKGIQIGKGTIIKIIKNAGFRYRRAKVVLTSNDPEYKQKLSVLKRTLSNLKNNEAFFSIDEYGPLIIRNQGGRSWTQRSARKTYKKRQKPSGIIIMTAAIELRSNQVTHFYSKIKNTDEMIKLIHILREKYSNMKKLYLSWDAASWHSSKKLHAEISKINSKNDFPKIGLVPLPARAPFLNVIESVFSGMCKAIIHHSDYQSRQECVTAINRYFKKRNSYYLAHPKKVGKEIWGEENVKIKFNEGANFRPHHFMTIRESTAKNRIK; from the coding sequence ATGAACAAACTTTACCTGTTTTTAAGGCAACTAACAATTGCGTTGAACGAAATTTTACCGCTAGAAGCAGGCCACACTATAAACGTATTAAATCTTTGCATGCATAGCTCTACGATTAATACCGATCAAAGGATAAGAATTGTGCTAAGAGGGCTTAGGCATGGTAATCTTGATGCTCTATGTGCAAAATATAATATATCGAGACGTACTTATCATAACTGGCAGCTTGCTTTTATCGAAGGTGCAAAAATTCATCTTGGAAATGATTATCTTAATTCAAACGTTACATTTTTAAGATGGTATCGAACTAAAGTCTTATCTGAGCAGCTAACAGTTACTCAAAAATTACAAGCAGAAAATTTATTATTGAAAAGATGCCTTGATCTTTGTCTGAAGTGGCCTAAAAAGAAATCTTATTCATCAGAAGAAAAGATTTTGTTCATTGAACGTATAGAAAGAAGTCCTTTACCTAAGCGTGTGTCAGCAAAAATCCTTGGGATTACTTCCAATACCTATCTTACGTGGAAAAAGAAACAACTAAATGGCACACTTGTTGACTACGTTCACCCAAATTTTAAAAGCGATAATGATTTTTACAAAGACCGTGTTTTTAAACTTTTGCATGAACCACCTAGTCGGTATAATATTAACCGAACAACTTGGCGATTGAATGACATACACACTACGCTCTTAAACAAAGGAATACAAATTGGTAAGGGTACCATTATAAAAATAATTAAAAACGCCGGATTTAGGTATAGACGTGCGAAGGTTGTTTTGACAAGTAACGACCCGGAATACAAGCAAAAACTATCTGTGTTAAAACGAACATTGTCAAATCTAAAAAATAATGAAGCCTTCTTTTCAATAGATGAGTACGGTCCTCTAATAATAAGAAATCAAGGTGGTAGAAGCTGGACCCAAAGAAGTGCAAGGAAAACTTATAAAAAAAGACAAAAACCAAGCGGTATTATAATTATGACTGCGGCAATTGAGCTCCGCAGTAACCAAGTTACGCATTTTTACTCTAAGATTAAGAATACAGACGAGATGATCAAGCTTATCCATATTCTTAGGGAAAAGTACAGCAATATGAAAAAGTTATATTTAAGTTGGGATGCGGCATCGTGGCATTCTTCAAAAAAATTACACGCAGAAATAAGTAAAATAAATTCTAAAAACGATTTTCCTAAAATTGGATTAGTACCTTTACCGGCTCGGGCACCCTTTCTGAATGTTATTGAATCGGTATTTAGCGGCATGTGCAAAGCAATCATTCATCACAGTGATTATCAATCACGGCAGGAATGTGTAACTGCAATAAATCGCTATTTTAAAAAAAGGAACAGCTATTACCTCGCGCATCCCAAAAAAGTTGGAAAAGAGATTTGGGGTGAAGAGAATGTTAAGATTAAATTTAACGAAGGCGCAAATTTCAGACCTCATCATTTTATGACAATTCGAGAAAGCACAGCGAAAAATAGAATCAAGTGA
- a CDS encoding type ISP restriction/modification enzyme encodes MTTQQYIDNINQRYKLGNATEHTFRGDLQQLIESLVPDIRATNEPKRQSCGAPDYILTKKDIPVGFIEAKDIGDKDLEGSKKTGNKEQFDRYKGSLNNLIFTDYLDFHLYRDGQFITKIAIAELTEKGIKPLPDNFETFTNLLKDFCIHVGQTIKSPKKLAEMMAGKARLLSEVIEKALTSDETKQEDSTLKDQMKAFKEILIHDITPKGFADVYAQTIAYGMFAARLHDPTLPTFSRQEAAELIPKSNPFLRKLFGYIAGPDIDDRIKWIVDSLVEIFLACNVEEILKNYGKTTKMEDPIIHFYETFLSEYDPRLRKARGVWYTPAPVVNFIVRAVDDILKTEFNLPNGLADNSKTKIKTKVFTKTTADRRSVAKEEIIEQEVHKVQILDPATGTGTFLAEVVKHVHKKFESQKGIWSNYVETHLLPRLNGFELLMASYAMAHLQLDLLLTETGYKPTKEQRFRVYLTNSLEEHHPDTGTLFANWLSDEANEANQIKRDTPVMCVIGNPPYAVSSTNKNEWIEKLISDYKKDLVEKSYNSLSDDYVKFIRYGQHFIEKNGSGILAYISNNSFIDGIVFRQMRKYLLECFDTIYILDLHGDAKKQEVSPDGSADQNVFDIMQGVSINIFVKTGRKTKSELGNILHMDLQGKREYKYDFLNGNTLASINWNNLEYTPPNYFFVKKDFKGNAEYKLGFKIDQILPKYNNGIETGKDTFFYNSSKENLIKNLKTAFENKDSTIKQFEITNTVSFKFLDKFKAAEFSQNKLTLVSYRPFDTVTSYYDTKLQRRPAFETMRNMLEHNIGLLVPRQVSDNFKHVFISKHPTDCNLTSTAKKFGSAPIFPLYVYPDTKGQQTIGQTSERTPNLNSEIVHQIAEKLSLTFTNEKEKTKNTFAPIDILDYIYAILHSPTYREKYKEFLKIDFPRVPYPKDKDTFWQLVKLGGEIRQIHLLESPTVEKYITKYPVDGDNIVIKPKYQDANVYINATQYFANVPQVAWEFYIGGYQPAQKWLKDRKDRKLEFEDILHYQKIIVALSETDTLMKEIDKIEIA; translated from the coding sequence ATGACAACCCAACAGTACATCGATAATATCAATCAGCGTTATAAACTAGGCAATGCCACCGAACACACCTTTCGGGGCGACTTGCAGCAATTAATAGAAAGCCTGGTTCCCGACATTCGCGCAACAAACGAACCCAAACGCCAATCTTGCGGCGCACCGGATTACATTCTCACTAAAAAAGATATACCAGTTGGTTTTATCGAAGCGAAAGATATTGGAGACAAAGATCTAGAGGGCTCAAAAAAAACAGGCAACAAAGAACAATTCGATCGCTACAAAGGCTCACTCAACAACCTCATCTTTACCGATTACCTTGATTTTCATTTATACCGCGACGGACAATTCATTACAAAAATTGCAATTGCTGAGCTCACTGAGAAAGGGATAAAACCACTGCCTGATAATTTTGAAACCTTCACCAATCTTTTAAAAGATTTCTGCATTCATGTTGGCCAAACAATCAAGAGTCCAAAAAAACTCGCTGAAATGATGGCTGGCAAAGCAAGGTTATTATCCGAAGTAATTGAGAAAGCACTTACTAGCGACGAAACAAAACAAGAAGACAGTACCCTTAAAGATCAGATGAAAGCTTTTAAAGAAATTCTGATTCACGACATTACACCAAAAGGTTTTGCGGATGTATATGCTCAGACTATTGCCTATGGAATGTTTGCTGCCCGTTTACACGATCCTACTTTACCAACCTTTAGCAGACAAGAGGCTGCTGAGTTAATTCCTAAATCAAATCCTTTTCTACGTAAACTCTTTGGTTACATTGCTGGTCCTGATATTGACGACCGAATCAAATGGATTGTAGATAGCTTGGTAGAAATATTCTTGGCATGCAATGTGGAAGAAATTTTAAAGAACTACGGCAAAACAACAAAAATGGAAGATCCTATCATCCATTTTTACGAAACATTTCTAAGTGAATACGATCCTAGATTAAGAAAAGCAAGAGGCGTTTGGTACACCCCTGCACCAGTTGTGAATTTTATAGTTCGGGCAGTAGATGATATTTTAAAAACAGAATTTAATTTACCGAATGGACTTGCTGACAATAGTAAAACGAAAATAAAAACAAAAGTATTTACAAAAACAACTGCAGACAGAAGATCGGTAGCTAAGGAAGAAATTATAGAACAGGAAGTTCACAAAGTACAAATACTTGACCCTGCAACTGGTACTGGTACTTTTTTAGCTGAGGTGGTAAAACACGTTCACAAAAAGTTTGAATCCCAAAAAGGGATCTGGTCTAATTACGTGGAAACGCATTTATTGCCGCGTTTAAATGGTTTCGAATTATTAATGGCATCGTATGCCATGGCGCACCTTCAGTTAGATTTACTTTTGACCGAAACGGGATATAAGCCAACTAAAGAACAAAGGTTCAGAGTCTATCTCACAAATAGTCTGGAAGAACATCATCCAGATACAGGCACTCTCTTTGCAAATTGGTTAAGCGATGAAGCAAATGAAGCCAACCAAATCAAGCGTGATACTCCGGTAATGTGTGTAATTGGAAATCCTCCATATGCTGTAAGTAGTACAAATAAAAATGAATGGATTGAAAAGTTGATCTCCGACTACAAAAAGGATTTGGTTGAAAAAAGTTACAATTCACTTTCTGATGACTATGTGAAATTTATCAGATATGGACAGCATTTTATTGAAAAAAATGGAAGTGGTATTTTAGCATATATCTCAAACAATAGTTTTATTGATGGTATAGTTTTTCGCCAAATGAGAAAATATCTGTTGGAGTGCTTTGATACGATCTATATATTGGATTTGCATGGTGACGCAAAAAAACAAGAAGTCAGTCCTGATGGTTCAGCAGACCAAAATGTCTTTGACATAATGCAAGGTGTTTCAATAAACATCTTTGTAAAAACTGGGCGGAAAACTAAAAGTGAGTTAGGAAATATACTTCATATGGATTTACAGGGTAAGCGTGAATATAAGTATGACTTCCTAAATGGAAATACTTTGGCAAGTATAAATTGGAATAATTTAGAATATACTCCGCCAAACTATTTCTTTGTAAAAAAAGATTTTAAAGGTAATGCAGAATACAAATTAGGTTTTAAAATTGACCAAATTCTTCCCAAGTATAACAATGGAATTGAAACAGGAAAGGACACCTTCTTTTACAATAGCTCAAAAGAAAACCTAATAAAAAATTTGAAAACCGCCTTTGAAAATAAGGATTCTACGATAAAGCAGTTCGAGATTACTAATACAGTCAGTTTTAAATTCTTAGATAAATTTAAAGCAGCGGAATTTAGCCAAAACAAACTCACTCTTGTTTCATATCGTCCTTTTGATACGGTTACTAGCTACTACGACACCAAACTTCAAAGACGCCCTGCGTTTGAAACAATGCGAAATATGTTAGAACACAACATAGGTCTACTTGTTCCAAGGCAAGTGTCGGATAATTTCAAGCATGTTTTCATTTCAAAACACCCTACAGATTGTAACTTAACTAGCACAGCTAAAAAATTTGGCAGTGCACCAATATTTCCATTATACGTATACCCAGATACCAAAGGTCAACAAACAATTGGCCAAACATCGGAAAGAACACCAAATCTAAATTCAGAAATTGTACATCAAATCGCAGAGAAATTAAGTTTAACTTTTACAAACGAAAAAGAAAAAACCAAAAATACTTTTGCGCCTATTGACATTTTAGACTACATCTACGCCATTTTACATTCTCCAACGTATCGCGAGAAATACAAAGAGTTTTTAAAAATCGATTTTCCAAGAGTACCTTATCCAAAAGACAAAGATACCTTTTGGCAGCTCGTTAAATTGGGAGGCGAAATACGCCAAATACATTTATTAGAAAGTCCAACGGTTGAAAAGTACATCACAAAATATCCAGTAGATGGTGATAACATAGTTATCAAACCAAAATACCAGGATGCCAACGTTTACATAAATGCCACTCAATATTTTGCAAACGTACCTCAAGTCGCATGGGAGTTTTACATTGGCGGCTATCAACCCGCACAAAAATGGCTCAAAGACCGTAAAGACCGCAAACTCGAATTTGAAGACATCCTGCACTACCAAAAAATAATTGTCGCTCTTTCTGAAACAGATACATTAATGAAAGAAATAGATAAGATTGAGATCGCATAA
- a CDS encoding DEAD/DEAH box helicase gives MKPSERSTELLGITRSRAKMYEYNIPLEHHIAMRASPEKLFSVTVGMLGDFASRRNTLPSNKDFKDDESNLLFSAQFFDSFIEAKLGQDIDPYLLLLGAATYYLCDFPGSARVLAKRIGNTCPNFGCDGLEVLLFSLLTNSDQYLDKTSELNNLSRSLLRNLQIFYDRGINSKRVTKITEQIRTLSYNEGSPRQLLIGDLVSAIVSKKLERSSWQSLQSFTGIKISAWRDIITKGNFIQEFWPAQILLGERGVFEGKSAVVQMPTSAGKTKSIEIIIRSSFLSGRSEVAIVVAPFRALCAEIRFNLVEAFSGEDVDVDSPSDTFQVDFEDTFDTQTNKLILVVTPEKLIYMLRHSPELASSVGLLIYDEGHQFDTGHRGITYELLLSTLKRIISGEVQTILISAVITNAQDIAKWLAADCKVVAGAHLHPTYRTVAFTTWKDNRGRLDFVNLFDPEQLEYYVPRVLEQFSLEKLGRETKPRVFPTKSNGKEIALYLGIKLVRNGGVAIFCGTKASVTAICEIVSNISNRNFDIEYPVTTSDKDEITKLSYLIEQHLGEDSVARKCSELGIYAHSGNTPQGLRLAIEFAMQKGLIKFVICTSTLAQGVNLPIKYLLITSVYQGLEPIGTRDFHNLIGRAGRSGIHTEGSIIFADPEIYDKKSHSFQNYKWLGVKRLLNPENSKPCISSILAIFAPFKSDDTQYVITIAPLEYIEQYTSSRGSIREIAIIIAQRYVRQGFSLASLSPQLESRLQTVAVIESYLMANSKNNSVLEEKEIEDLATNTLAYHSSNEQVKQQIVKLFKEIAKNVDRSFPSAIKRQRYGKALYGVRDMQYIERWVVENITSLLLANTSTEMLSACWPLLQSQLSHSTFRKTEPKANVLILATDWLNGFTYNTIQKKQQELKTYVVAGSQRRKISIDKVIEICDGAFGFEAMLLVGAVREVVEVNYPTADIQLLVRNLNRFQKRFKYGVKSELSNTFFELGFADRVICQKMADVDKNLKRTRRRIIDALYENSDYEELLMTFPSYYLQVFEEVKSRF, from the coding sequence ATGAAGCCTAGTGAAAGGTCAACCGAACTCTTAGGAATAACTCGTTCGAGAGCAAAAATGTACGAGTATAATATCCCGCTAGAGCACCATATAGCAATGAGAGCTAGTCCGGAAAAGTTATTTTCCGTTACCGTAGGGATGTTAGGTGACTTTGCAAGTAGAAGAAACACCCTGCCATCTAACAAAGACTTTAAAGACGACGAGAGCAACCTTTTGTTCTCCGCACAGTTTTTTGACTCTTTTATCGAGGCTAAACTTGGTCAAGATATCGATCCATATCTGCTACTACTTGGCGCAGCAACCTATTACCTTTGTGATTTTCCTGGTAGTGCAAGAGTACTTGCAAAGAGAATTGGTAATACCTGTCCTAATTTTGGTTGCGATGGTCTGGAAGTCCTATTATTTTCCCTTTTGACAAATAGTGATCAATATTTAGACAAAACGTCAGAACTTAACAACCTTTCCCGCTCATTACTTCGCAACTTGCAGATATTTTATGATCGAGGCATAAATTCTAAAAGGGTGACAAAAATTACCGAGCAAATTAGAACTCTATCTTACAACGAGGGTAGTCCTCGACAGCTACTTATAGGCGATCTAGTTTCAGCAATTGTTTCGAAAAAGCTGGAAAGGTCCAGTTGGCAAAGTTTACAATCATTTACTGGTATTAAAATAAGTGCATGGCGTGACATTATCACTAAGGGAAACTTCATTCAAGAATTCTGGCCCGCCCAGATTCTGTTAGGTGAGCGTGGAGTATTTGAGGGTAAGTCTGCTGTGGTACAAATGCCAACAAGCGCGGGAAAGACTAAGTCAATCGAAATTATCATACGAAGCAGTTTTTTGTCTGGCAGGTCGGAAGTCGCAATAGTTGTTGCCCCTTTTAGAGCTCTATGTGCAGAAATACGATTTAATTTAGTCGAAGCATTTTCAGGTGAAGATGTTGACGTCGATTCTCCATCGGACACATTTCAAGTTGATTTCGAAGACACCTTCGATACTCAAACGAACAAATTAATCCTCGTTGTTACACCAGAAAAATTGATTTATATGCTTAGGCATTCACCAGAATTAGCCAGCTCCGTTGGATTATTGATCTACGATGAAGGCCACCAATTCGATACCGGTCATCGCGGTATTACATACGAGCTTCTATTATCGACATTAAAAAGGATTATTTCGGGAGAAGTGCAGACGATATTAATTTCTGCGGTAATAACCAATGCACAAGATATAGCAAAGTGGCTTGCAGCTGATTGCAAAGTAGTAGCTGGAGCGCATCTGCATCCGACCTATCGTACCGTGGCATTCACTACCTGGAAAGACAACCGTGGAAGGCTGGATTTCGTAAATCTTTTCGATCCTGAACAGTTAGAGTATTACGTTCCTAGAGTATTGGAACAATTCTCATTAGAAAAACTTGGACGAGAGACAAAACCTAGAGTTTTCCCTACAAAATCAAATGGGAAAGAAATAGCGCTATATCTTGGAATAAAATTAGTGAGAAATGGTGGCGTCGCAATTTTTTGTGGGACAAAGGCAAGCGTGACAGCTATTTGTGAAATAGTCTCAAACATCTCAAATAGGAATTTCGATATAGAGTATCCAGTTACAACTAGTGATAAAGACGAAATTACGAAATTAAGTTATTTGATCGAACAGCATTTGGGCGAAGACTCGGTCGCCCGCAAATGCTCTGAATTGGGCATCTATGCTCACAGTGGTAATACCCCACAAGGTTTGCGACTTGCTATAGAGTTCGCAATGCAAAAAGGCCTAATCAAGTTTGTGATTTGTACATCAACTCTTGCGCAAGGTGTAAACTTGCCAATAAAATATTTGCTAATAACAAGCGTATACCAAGGGCTGGAGCCAATAGGTACCAGAGACTTCCATAATCTCATTGGCAGAGCGGGTCGCTCAGGTATTCACACAGAGGGTAGCATTATTTTTGCCGACCCTGAGATTTATGACAAGAAATCACATTCTTTCCAGAACTACAAATGGCTTGGTGTAAAACGGCTCCTTAATCCAGAAAATTCTAAACCTTGCATAAGTAGTATTTTAGCGATTTTCGCACCTTTTAAAAGTGATGACACCCAATATGTGATAACAATTGCCCCGTTAGAGTACATCGAGCAATATACTAGTAGCCGGGGAAGCATCCGTGAGATTGCTATTATAATAGCACAGAGATACGTTCGGCAAGGGTTCTCGCTTGCCAGTCTTAGTCCTCAGCTTGAAAGCCGGCTACAAACTGTTGCAGTCATCGAAAGTTATTTAATGGCAAACTCTAAGAACAATTCGGTCTTAGAAGAAAAGGAAATTGAAGACCTTGCCACTAACACATTAGCTTATCACAGTTCGAATGAACAAGTTAAGCAACAAATTGTAAAACTGTTTAAAGAGATAGCCAAAAATGTTGATCGATCATTTCCAAGTGCCATTAAGCGTCAAAGGTATGGCAAAGCTCTTTATGGTGTGCGAGATATGCAGTACATAGAGAGGTGGGTAGTTGAAAACATTACTAGTCTTTTACTAGCCAATACTTCAACAGAAATGTTGTCAGCCTGCTGGCCTCTTTTACAATCCCAATTGTCACATTCCACTTTTCGTAAAACTGAACCTAAGGCCAATGTTCTAATTTTAGCAACTGATTGGCTAAATGGTTTTACTTATAACACTATACAAAAAAAACAGCAAGAGTTAAAAACGTATGTCGTCGCTGGATCTCAACGTCGCAAGATTAGTATTGACAAAGTGATCGAAATTTGTGATGGAGCGTTTGGATTTGAAGCCATGTTATTGGTTGGTGCAGTGCGCGAAGTTGTTGAAGTTAATTACCCTACCGCTGATATTCAGTTGTTAGTCAGAAATCTGAATCGGTTTCAAAAACGGTTTAAGTATGGAGTTAAGTCTGAGCTTTCGAATACTTTTTTTGAACTAGGATTTGCTGACAGAGTGATCTGCCAGAAGATGGCGGATGTTGATAAAAACCTGAAACGAACTCGAAGGAGGATCATAGACGCATTGTACGAAAATAGCGACTATGAAGAATTGTTGATGACTTTCCCTTCCTACTACTTGCAGGTTTTTGAAGAAGTCAAGTCGCGATTTTAA
- a CDS encoding Hachiman antiphage defense system protein HamA: MTWSKSHISHLKNIGAVVTDEGISVEIFELDTAKIPAKIFSEWAKHFRNHYCSDSEIDQLRSGTSLSRAEYLEKFKFPSNDGFGPGIRSGDFAEILVADYLEFVLDHWVPRIRYSRKIVQDESTKGSDVVGFKILDSKESVKDILTIFESKAQFSGAKAKPRLQDAIDDSIKDELRKAESLNALKQRLIDQKETLAALKVERFQDPATKPYTERYGAAALFCETVYDATEIKKSLVSKHPHRKGLSLLVIKGADFMSFVHKLYQYAANEA; encoded by the coding sequence ATGACCTGGTCAAAGTCTCACATATCACATCTAAAAAACATAGGGGCAGTTGTCACTGATGAAGGGATCAGTGTTGAAATATTCGAACTAGATACAGCAAAAATCCCAGCCAAAATATTCTCAGAGTGGGCAAAGCACTTTAGAAATCATTATTGTTCTGACAGCGAAATTGATCAGCTGCGAAGTGGCACTTCCTTAAGTAGGGCAGAATATTTGGAAAAATTTAAATTTCCTTCAAATGATGGGTTTGGTCCGGGAATAAGGTCTGGAGACTTTGCCGAAATATTAGTAGCCGATTATTTGGAATTTGTTTTGGATCATTGGGTGCCAAGGATTAGATATAGCAGAAAAATTGTACAGGATGAGTCGACGAAAGGAAGCGATGTAGTGGGTTTTAAGATTTTGGATAGTAAGGAGTCGGTTAAGGACATACTAACGATTTTCGAATCAAAAGCTCAATTTTCCGGCGCTAAAGCAAAGCCACGCCTTCAAGACGCTATTGACGACTCCATAAAAGATGAGCTTCGAAAAGCGGAGTCGCTTAATGCACTCAAGCAGAGGTTAATTGATCAGAAAGAAACCTTAGCAGCATTAAAAGTAGAACGATTTCAGGACCCAGCTACGAAACCATATACAGAGCGGTACGGCGCAGCAGCTTTGTTCTGTGAGACCGTATACGATGCGACCGAAATCAAAAAATCCCTTGTGAGTAAACATCCTCACCGTAAAGGTTTGAGTTTACTTGTAATTAAGGGTGCCGACTTTATGTCTTTTGTCCACAAACTATATCAATACGCCGCAAATGAAGCCTAG